One genomic window of Glycine soja cultivar W05 chromosome 9, ASM419377v2, whole genome shotgun sequence includes the following:
- the LOC114368581 gene encoding F-box protein At4g00755-like, whose product MSEVKNKVDFIQLLGPDMSIKILTHLDDPCDLIRVSAVSSSWHRFVIEQGLCKQLCLKMFPEISGVAHIVELDNIIEPLINTLGSYVNWESLKRIHRVYAFLASGLTPMRKNCISKSISASSTDNYPEESILHTLEPGDRTQYRASYWSSKGESHPSVPETLVYKLASKLCLVTEIYVHPFQAYFQHGFPIYSAKAVRFRMGHPRHPMELESAVDKMATNDVLGDNQFIWTYTSPEFPMFQENRLQKFKLPEPVLCIGGVLLVELLGRVQKQEMDELFYICISHVQAMGRSISPEFDVKIHHPSGKCTLKYCPQIDCYVSSSTSSQRSDSSNPSRLRTITSNIMQRGVRRWEQFLLSALLGTATDPVVVDNDDQ is encoded by the exons ATGTCTGAAGTGAAGAACAAAGTGGATTTCATCCAGTTGCTTGGACCTGACATGTCAATCAAGATTCTCACCCATTTGGATGACCCTTGTGATCTTATTCGGGTTTCGGCTGTTTCCAGTTCTTGGCACCGATTTG TTATTGAACAAGGCCTCTGCAAGCAACTTTGCTTGAAAATGTTTCCTGAAATATCTGGTGTTGCTCATATCGTTGAACTTGACAACATTATTGAACCACTAATCAACACTCTTGGCAGTTATGTAAATTGGGAGTCTCTTAAGAGAATTCATAGAGTCTATGCATTCTTGGCTTCTGGTCTTACTCCTATGAGGAAAAATTGCATCTCAAAATCTATTAGTGCATCTAGCACTGATAACTACCCAGAAGAAAGCATTCTACATACATTGGAGCCTGGGGATAGAACTCAATATAGAGCATCATACTGGTCAAGCAAAGGGGAAAGTCATCCTTCTGTTCCTGAGACTTTAGTTTATAAGCTTGCTTCAAAATTATGTCTTGTTACGGAAATCTATGTCCATCCTTTCCAAG CATATTTTCAGCATGGCTTCCCTATATACTCGGCTAAGGCTGTCCGATTCAGAATGGGCCATCCGAGACACCCAATGGAATTAGAGAGTGCTGTGGATAAAATGGCTACTAATGACGTCTTGGGCGATAATCAATTTATATGGACATATACTTCACCTGAATTTCCAATGTTTCAA GAAAACCGCTTGCAAAAATTCAAGCTACCTGAACCTGTTCTGTGCATTGGAGGTGTACTGCTAGTTGAGCTGTTGGGTAGAgttcaaaaacaagaaatggaTGAATTATTCTACATATG CATCTCCCATGTTCAAGCCATGGGACGATCAATTTCGCCAGAATTTGACGTCAAAATTCATCATCCGTCAGGGAAGTGTACCTTGAAATACTGCCCTCAAATAGATTGTTATGTGTCTTCTTCAACATCATCACAGAGAAGTGACTCAAGCAATCCGTCGCGCTTGCGAACAATAACCTCAAACATAATGCAGAGGGGTGTGAGACGTTGGGAGCAATTTCTCTTGAGTGCGCTGCTTGGTACTGCTACTGATCCTGTTGTAGTTGATAATGATgatcaatga
- the LOC114425827 gene encoding F-box protein PP2-A13-like has translation MGAGVSTTATENDDGGTFSLSSETSLDDIPENCISSMMMNFDPQEICSLARVNKTFHRASSANFVWESKLPQNYKFLLNKVLGEQNLGSMTKKEIYAKLCQPNFFDGGTKEVWLDRSSGQVCMFISSKSFKITGIDDRRYWNYIPTEESRFKSVAYLQQMWWVEVIGELEFEFPKGNYSVFFKLQLGKPSKRLGRRVCNLDQVHGWDIKPVRFQLSTSDGQRSLSQCYLRGSREWAYYHVGDFAIDKPNGPTNINFSLAQIDCTHTKGGLCIDGVVICPKEFTQGLKQF, from the exons ATGGGGGCTGGTGTTTCTACAACTGCAACAGAAAATGATGATGGGGGCACTTTTTCTTTGTCATCAGAGACTAGCCTTGATGATATCCCTGAGAACTGCATCTCTTCAATGATGATGAAttttgatccacaagagatttGCTCATTGGCAAGAGTCAACAAAACCTTTCACAGAGCTTCCTCTGCTAACTTTGTGTGGGAATCAAAACTGCCCcaaaactataaatttcttCTCAATAAAGTACTTGGTGAACAAAATCTTGGTTCCATGACCAAGAAAGAGATCTATGCCAAACTATGCCAACCCAATTTCTTTGATGGTGGTACCAAA GAAGTTTGGCTGGACAGAAGCAGTggacaagtttgtatgttcatttcatcaaaatccTTCAAGATTACAGGAATAGATGATAGAAGATATTGGAATTATATTCCAACTGAGGAATCCAG GTTCAAGAGTGTTGCATATCTTCAACAAATGTGGTGGGTTGAAGTAATAGGGGAGCTAGAGTTTGAGTTTCCAAAAGGGAACTATAGTGTATTTTTTAAGCTTCAATTGGGAAAGCCCTCAAAGAGATTGGGCCGGCGAGTGTGCAACCTTGATCAAGTGCACGGCTGGGACATCAAGCCCGTTAGATTTCAACTATCTACATCGGACGGCCAGCGTTCACTCTCCCAGTGCTACTTGCGTGGGTCCAGAGAATGGGCCTACTACCATGTTGGAGACTTTGCAATCGATAAGCCCAATGGACCAACCAACATTAACTTTTCCTTGGCCCAAATTGATTGCACTCACACCAAAGGTGGTCTTTGCATAGATGGGGTAGTGATTTGCCCAAAGGAGTTCACACAAGGATTGAAACAATTTTAG